A genomic stretch from Setaria italica strain Yugu1 chromosome VII, Setaria_italica_v2.0, whole genome shotgun sequence includes:
- the LOC101754656 gene encoding histone deacetylase 9 isoform X1: protein MLEKDRISYFYDGDVGNVYFGPNHPMKPHRLCMTHHLVLSYGLHKKMEIYRPHKAYPVELAQFHSADYVEFLHRITPDTQDLYGSELTRYNLGEDCPVFDNLFEFCQIYAGGTLDAARRLNHKTCDIAINWAGGLHHAKKCEASGFCYINDLVLGILELLKYHARVLYIDIDVHHGDGVEEAFYFTDRVMTVSFHKYGDLFFPGTGDIKDIGEREGKYYAINIPLKDGIDDASFTRLFKTIIAKVVETYLPGAIVLQCGADSLARDRLGCFNLSIEGHAECVKFVKKFNIPLLVTGGGGYTKENVARCWAVETGVLLDTELPNEIPNNDYIEYFAPDYTLKVPNLNMDNLNSKTYLSSIKVQVMESLRSIQHAPGVQMQEVPPDFYIPDFDEDELDPDERVDQHIQDKQIHRDDEYYEGDNDNDHDDGTR, encoded by the exons ATGCTGGAGAAAGACCGGATATCCTACTTCTACGACG GAGATGTGGGCAATGTCTACTTTGGGCCAAATCACCCCATGAAGCCACATCGTCTTTGTATGACGCATCACCTTGTTCTTTCATATGGACTTCATAAAAAGATGGAGATATAT AGACCACACAAAGCATATCCAGTAGAGCTTGCCCAGTTCCATTCTGCTGATTATGTGGAATTCTTGCACCGGATAACTCCTGACACCCAGGACCTATATGGAAGTGAATTAACTAGAT ACAATCTTGGAGAAGACTGCCCGGTCTTTGATAATTTGTTTGAGTTCTGCCAAATCTATGCTGGAGGAACTTTAG ATGCTGCTCGCAGATTAAATCATAAAACATGTGATATTGCCATTAATTGGGCCGGTGGGCTGCATCATGCAAAAAAGTGTGAGGCATCAGGCTTCTGCTACATTAATGATCTAGTCTTGGGAATCCTGGAGCTTCTCAAGTACCATGCCAGGGTTCTTTATATTGACATTGATGTCCATCATGGAGATGGAGTTGAAGAAGCCTTTTATTTCACTGACAG GGTAATGACTGTGAGTTTCCACAAGTATGGTGACCTGTTCTTTCCTGGCACGGGTGATATTAAG GATATTGGAGAAAGGGAAGGAAAATATTATGCCATCAACATTCCACTTAAAGATGGGATAGATGACGCCAGCTTTACTCGGCTTTTTAAAACA ATTATTGCCAAGGTTGTTGAGACATATTTGCCTGGTGCCATTGTTCTTCAATGTGGGGCTGATTCATTGGCAAGGGACCGTCTAGGCTGCTTCAATCTCTCCATCGAAG GCCATGCTGAATGTGTAAAGTTTGTTAAGAAATTCAATATTCCCCTTCTG GTAACTGGAGGTGGTGGATACACCAAGGAGAATGTAGCACGGTGTTGGGCTGTTGAAACTGGGGTCCTTTTAGACACAGAACTTCCGAATG AGATTCCAAACaatgattacattgaatactTTGCTCCGGATTATACATTGAAAGTTCCAAATCTGaacatg GACAATTTGAATAGTAAGACCTATCTCAGTTCAATCAAAGTGCAAGTCATGGAGAGTCTGCGCTCCATACAGCACGCGCCTGGCGTTCAGATGCAAGAG GTTCCACCTGATTTTTATATCCCAgattttgatgaagatgagCTGGATCCTGATGAGCGTGTTGACC AGCATATCCAAGACAAGCAGATTCACCGTGATGATGAGTACTATGAAGGTGACAATGACAACGACCATGACGATGGCACACGCTGA
- the LOC101755339 gene encoding uncharacterized protein LOC101755339, whose protein sequence is MSAPSAPPRTVICVGDVHGYIAKLESLWSNLQSALPADAFATALVIFLGDYNDRGPHTREVLDFLLALPGRHPAQRHVFLCGNHDLAFAAFVGVLPPPPDGSPFSATWDEYIHNEEHEGWFRGPGYEGMHVQGRRWGGVIKERWNPKKGLPYRGSIYDAQPTFESYGVAHGSPDLAKAVPEDHKMFLHDLVWIHEEENVPIDTDEGQIICNLIAVHAGLEKSIDLNEQLRVLRTRDTRVPKVPMLSGRQDVWNTPKDLTGKHTIVVSGHHGQLHIDGLRFIIDEGGGYEDKPIAAIVFPSKTLIRSTEGAASQN, encoded by the exons ATGTCAGCTCCCTCGGCCCCGCCCCGCACGGTGATCTGCGTGGGGGACGTCCACGGCTACATCGCGAAGCTGGAGAGCCTCTGGTCCAACCTCCAGTCCGCGCTCCCCGCCGACGCCTTCGCCACCGCGCTGGTCATCTTCCTCGGCGACTACAACGACCGCGGCCCGCACACCCGCGAGGTCCTCGacttcctcctcgcgctcccggGACGCCACCCCGCGCAGCGCCACGTCTTCCTCTGCGGCAACCACGACCTCGCCTTCGCCGCGTTCGTCGGGGtactgccgccgcctcccgacGGCTCCCCATTCTCGGCGACCTGGGACGAGTACATCCACAACGAAGAGCACGAGGGGTGGTTCCGCGGGCCGGGGTACGAGGGCATGCACGTGCAGGGGAGGCGGTGGGGCGGGGTCATCAAGGAGAGGTGGAACCCGAAGAAGGGGCTCCCGTACAGGGGCTCCATCTACGACGCGCAGCCCACCTTCGAATCCTATGGCGTTGCCCATGGTTCCCCTG ATCTCGCAAAGGCTGTGCCAGAGGACCATAAGATGTTTCTGCATGACTTGGTTTGGATACATGAAGAG GAAAACGTGCCAATTGATACGGATGAAGGCCAAATCATTTGCAATCTAATTGCGGTTCATGCTGGCCTAGAGAAGTCCATAGATTTGAATGAGCAGCTTAGAGTTCTGAGAACTAGAGACACAAGGGTGCCAAAGGTTCCGATGCTTAGTGGGAGGCAGGATGTTTGGAACACACCAAAG GATCTGACTGGCAAGCACACCATTGTTGTAAGCGGTCACCATGGGCAGCTCCACATCGACGGCCTCCGATTCATCATCGATGAAGGCGGTGGGTACGAAGACAAACCTATAGCTGCCATCGTTTTTCCTTCCAAGACATTGATCAGAAGCACAGAGGGAGCCGCATCACAGAATTGA
- the LOC101755745 gene encoding 1,4-alpha-glucan-branching enzyme 2, chloroplastic/amyloplastic isoform X2 — translation MASFAVSGARLGVVRPGGGSARSGAERRSGVDLPSMLFRRKDSFSLLSCAGAPGKVLVPGGGSDDLLSSTEPAVNTPVQPDEELQVPDEAELVVEETASSSAAEASSTVDVEEKPEPSEVIEGTGETVTDGVAIEAKAPLVEEKPRVIPPPGDGQRIYEIDPMLEGFRNHLDYRYSEYKRMRAAIDQHEGGLDAFSRGYEKMGFTRSAQGITYREWAPGAHSAALVGDFNNWNPNADTMTRNEYGVWEIFLPNNADGSPAIPHGSRVKIRMDTPSGVKDSIPAWIKFSVQAPGEIPYNGIYYDPPEEEKYVFKHPQPKRPKSLRIYESHVGMSSPEPKINTYANFRDEVLPRIKRLGYNAVQIMAIQEHSYYASFGYHVTNFFAPSSRFGTPEDLKSLIDKAHELGLLVLMDIVHSHSSNNTLDGLNGFDGTDTHYFHGGPRGHHWMWDSRLFNYGSWEVLRYLLSNARWWLEEYKFDGFRFDGVTSMMYTHHGLQVAFTGNYGEYFGFATDVDAVVYLMLVNDLIHGLYPEAVAIGEDVSGMPTFCIPVQDGGVGFDYRLHMAVPDKWIELLKQSDEYWKMGDIVHTLTNRRWLEKCVTYAESHDQALVGDKTIAFWLMDKDMYDFMALDRPSTPRIDRGIALHKMIRLVTMGLGGEGYLNFMGNEFGHPEWIDFPRGPQSLPNGSVIPGNNNSFDKCRRRFDLGDADYLRYRGMQEFDQAMQHLEEKYEFMTAEHSYVSRKHEEDKVIIFERGNLVFVFNFHWSNSYFDYRVGCFKPGKYKIVLDSDDGLFGGFSRLDHDAEYFTADWPHDNRPCSFSVYAPSRTAVVYALAEDE, via the exons ATGGCGTCGTTCGCGGTGTCCGGCGCGAGGCTCGGGGTCGtgcgccccggcggcggctcggcgcgATCCGGCGCGGAGCGGAGGAGTGGGGTGGACTTGCCGTCGATGCTCTTCAGGAGGAAGGACTCCTTCTCGC TTCTGAGCTGCGCGGGTGCTCCTGGGAAGGTGCTAGTGCCTGGAGGTGGCAGCGATGACTTGCTTTCCTCCACAGAGCCTGCAGTGAACACTCCAGTGCAGCCTGATGAAGAACTGCAG GTACCTGATGAAGCGGAGCTAGTTGTGGAAGAGACTGCGTCCTCATCAGCGGCTGAAGCAAGCTCAACAGTTGATGTTGAAGAGAAGCCTGAACCCTCAGAAGTGATTGAAGGCACTGGCGAAACCGTGACCGATGGTGTAGCCATCGAAGCCAAAGCACCACTCGTGGAGGAGAAACCACGAGTCATCCCACCACCAGGAGATGGCCAGCGAATATACGAGATTGACCCAATGCTGGAAGGGTTTCGGAACCATCTTGACTATCG ATACAGTGAATACAAGAGAATGCGTGCAGCTATTGATCAACATGAAGGTGGTTTGGATGCATTTTCTCGTGGTTACGAAAAGATGGGATTTACTCGCAG TGCTCAAGGTATTACTTACAGAGAATGGGCACCTGGAGCACAT TCTGCAGCATTAGTGGGTGACTTCAACAACTGGAATCCAAACGCAGATACTATGACCAGA AATGAGTATGGCGTTTGGGAGATTTTCCTGCCTAATAATGCTGATGGATCCCCTGCTATTCCTCATGGCTCACGTGTAAAG ATACGGATGGATACACCATCTGGTGTGAAGGATTCCATTCCAGCCTGGATCAAGTTTTCTGTGCAGGCTCCAGGTGAAATACCATACAATGGTATATATTATGATCCACCTGAAGAG GAGAAATATGTCTTCAAACACCCTCAACCTAAGCGGCCAAAGTCACTGCGGATATACGAATCACATGTTGGAATGAGTAGCCCG GAACCAAAGATAAACACGTATGCTAACTTCAGAGATGAGGTGCTGCCAAGAATTAAAAGGCTTGGATACAATGCAGTACAGATAATGGCAATTCAAGAACACTCTTATTATGCAAGCTTTGG GTACCATGTTACAAACTTTTTTGCACCAAGTAGCCGTTTTGGGACTCCGGAGGACCTAAAATCTCTGATTGATAAAGCACATGAGCTTGGCTTGCTAGTGCTTATGGATATTGTTCATAG TCATTCGTCAAATAATACCCTGGATGGGTTGAATGGTTTTGATGGCACTGATACACATTACTTCCATGGTGGTCCACGAGGCCATCATTGGATGTGGGATTCTCGCCTATTCAATTATGGGAGTTGGGAA GTTTTGAGATATCTACTGTCAAATGCAAGATGGTGGCTTGAAGAATATAAGTTCGACGGGTTTCGGTTCGATGGGGTGACCTCCATGATGTATACTCACCATGGATTACAA GTAGCATTTACTGGGAACTATGGTGAATATTTTGGATTTGCCACTGATGTTGATGCGGTAGTTTACCTAATGCTGGTAAACGATCTTATTCACGGACTTTATCCTGAGGCTGTAGCCATTGGCGAAGAT GTCAGCGGAATGCCTACGTTTTGTATTCCTGTTCAAGATGGTGGTGTTGGTTTTGACTATCGCCTTCATATGGCTGTCCCAGACAAATGGATTGAACTCCTGAA GCAAAGTGACGAGTATTGGAAAATGGGTGATATTGTGCACACCTTAACAAATAGAAGATGGCTGGAAAAGTGTGTCACTTATGCTGAAAGTCATGATCAAGCTCTAGTTGGTGACAAGACAATCGCATTCTGGTTGATGGATAAG gatatgtatgatttcatggcTCTGGACAGGCCTTCAACGCCTCGGATCGATCGTGGGATAGCATTACATAAAATGATTAGGCTTGTTACAATGGGTTTAGGAGGTGAAGGTTATCTAAATTTCATGGGAAACGAGTTTGGGCATCCTG AATGGATAGATTTTCCAAGAGGTCCTCAAAGTCTTCCAAATGGCTCCGTCATTCCTGGAAATAACAATAGCTTTGATAAATGTCGTCGTAGATTTGACCTT GGAGATGCAGATTATCTTAGATATCGTGGTATGCAAGAGTTTGATCAGGCAATGCAGCATCTTGAGGAAAAATATGAA TTCATGACGGCAGAACACTCGTATGTATCAAGGAAACATGAGGAGGATAAGGTGATAATCTTCGAGAGAGGAAATTTGGTATTTGTGTTCAACTTCCACTGGAGCAATAGCTATTTTGACTATCGTGTCGGTTGTTTCAAGCCTGGGAAGTACAAG ATTGTCTTAGATTCTGATGATGGCCTCTTCGGTGGATTTAGTCGGCTTGATCATGACGCTGAGTACTTCACTGCT GACTGGCCGCATGACAACAGGCCTTGTTCTTTCTCGGTGTATGCACCCAGCAGAACAGCCGTCGTGTACGCACTCGCAGAGGACGAATAG
- the LOC101755745 gene encoding 1,4-alpha-glucan-branching enzyme 2, chloroplastic/amyloplastic isoform X1 — protein sequence MASFAVSGARLGVVRPGGGSARSGAERRSGVDLPSMLFRRKDSFSRTVLSCAGAPGKVLVPGGGSDDLLSSTEPAVNTPVQPDEELQVPDEAELVVEETASSSAAEASSTVDVEEKPEPSEVIEGTGETVTDGVAIEAKAPLVEEKPRVIPPPGDGQRIYEIDPMLEGFRNHLDYRYSEYKRMRAAIDQHEGGLDAFSRGYEKMGFTRSAQGITYREWAPGAHSAALVGDFNNWNPNADTMTRNEYGVWEIFLPNNADGSPAIPHGSRVKIRMDTPSGVKDSIPAWIKFSVQAPGEIPYNGIYYDPPEEEKYVFKHPQPKRPKSLRIYESHVGMSSPEPKINTYANFRDEVLPRIKRLGYNAVQIMAIQEHSYYASFGYHVTNFFAPSSRFGTPEDLKSLIDKAHELGLLVLMDIVHSHSSNNTLDGLNGFDGTDTHYFHGGPRGHHWMWDSRLFNYGSWEVLRYLLSNARWWLEEYKFDGFRFDGVTSMMYTHHGLQVAFTGNYGEYFGFATDVDAVVYLMLVNDLIHGLYPEAVAIGEDVSGMPTFCIPVQDGGVGFDYRLHMAVPDKWIELLKQSDEYWKMGDIVHTLTNRRWLEKCVTYAESHDQALVGDKTIAFWLMDKDMYDFMALDRPSTPRIDRGIALHKMIRLVTMGLGGEGYLNFMGNEFGHPEWIDFPRGPQSLPNGSVIPGNNNSFDKCRRRFDLGDADYLRYRGMQEFDQAMQHLEEKYEFMTAEHSYVSRKHEEDKVIIFERGNLVFVFNFHWSNSYFDYRVGCFKPGKYKIVLDSDDGLFGGFSRLDHDAEYFTADWPHDNRPCSFSVYAPSRTAVVYALAEDE from the exons ATGGCGTCGTTCGCGGTGTCCGGCGCGAGGCTCGGGGTCGtgcgccccggcggcggctcggcgcgATCCGGCGCGGAGCGGAGGAGTGGGGTGGACTTGCCGTCGATGCTCTTCAGGAGGAAGGACTCCTTCTCGC GTACAGTTCTGAGCTGCGCGGGTGCTCCTGGGAAGGTGCTAGTGCCTGGAGGTGGCAGCGATGACTTGCTTTCCTCCACAGAGCCTGCAGTGAACACTCCAGTGCAGCCTGATGAAGAACTGCAG GTACCTGATGAAGCGGAGCTAGTTGTGGAAGAGACTGCGTCCTCATCAGCGGCTGAAGCAAGCTCAACAGTTGATGTTGAAGAGAAGCCTGAACCCTCAGAAGTGATTGAAGGCACTGGCGAAACCGTGACCGATGGTGTAGCCATCGAAGCCAAAGCACCACTCGTGGAGGAGAAACCACGAGTCATCCCACCACCAGGAGATGGCCAGCGAATATACGAGATTGACCCAATGCTGGAAGGGTTTCGGAACCATCTTGACTATCG ATACAGTGAATACAAGAGAATGCGTGCAGCTATTGATCAACATGAAGGTGGTTTGGATGCATTTTCTCGTGGTTACGAAAAGATGGGATTTACTCGCAG TGCTCAAGGTATTACTTACAGAGAATGGGCACCTGGAGCACAT TCTGCAGCATTAGTGGGTGACTTCAACAACTGGAATCCAAACGCAGATACTATGACCAGA AATGAGTATGGCGTTTGGGAGATTTTCCTGCCTAATAATGCTGATGGATCCCCTGCTATTCCTCATGGCTCACGTGTAAAG ATACGGATGGATACACCATCTGGTGTGAAGGATTCCATTCCAGCCTGGATCAAGTTTTCTGTGCAGGCTCCAGGTGAAATACCATACAATGGTATATATTATGATCCACCTGAAGAG GAGAAATATGTCTTCAAACACCCTCAACCTAAGCGGCCAAAGTCACTGCGGATATACGAATCACATGTTGGAATGAGTAGCCCG GAACCAAAGATAAACACGTATGCTAACTTCAGAGATGAGGTGCTGCCAAGAATTAAAAGGCTTGGATACAATGCAGTACAGATAATGGCAATTCAAGAACACTCTTATTATGCAAGCTTTGG GTACCATGTTACAAACTTTTTTGCACCAAGTAGCCGTTTTGGGACTCCGGAGGACCTAAAATCTCTGATTGATAAAGCACATGAGCTTGGCTTGCTAGTGCTTATGGATATTGTTCATAG TCATTCGTCAAATAATACCCTGGATGGGTTGAATGGTTTTGATGGCACTGATACACATTACTTCCATGGTGGTCCACGAGGCCATCATTGGATGTGGGATTCTCGCCTATTCAATTATGGGAGTTGGGAA GTTTTGAGATATCTACTGTCAAATGCAAGATGGTGGCTTGAAGAATATAAGTTCGACGGGTTTCGGTTCGATGGGGTGACCTCCATGATGTATACTCACCATGGATTACAA GTAGCATTTACTGGGAACTATGGTGAATATTTTGGATTTGCCACTGATGTTGATGCGGTAGTTTACCTAATGCTGGTAAACGATCTTATTCACGGACTTTATCCTGAGGCTGTAGCCATTGGCGAAGAT GTCAGCGGAATGCCTACGTTTTGTATTCCTGTTCAAGATGGTGGTGTTGGTTTTGACTATCGCCTTCATATGGCTGTCCCAGACAAATGGATTGAACTCCTGAA GCAAAGTGACGAGTATTGGAAAATGGGTGATATTGTGCACACCTTAACAAATAGAAGATGGCTGGAAAAGTGTGTCACTTATGCTGAAAGTCATGATCAAGCTCTAGTTGGTGACAAGACAATCGCATTCTGGTTGATGGATAAG gatatgtatgatttcatggcTCTGGACAGGCCTTCAACGCCTCGGATCGATCGTGGGATAGCATTACATAAAATGATTAGGCTTGTTACAATGGGTTTAGGAGGTGAAGGTTATCTAAATTTCATGGGAAACGAGTTTGGGCATCCTG AATGGATAGATTTTCCAAGAGGTCCTCAAAGTCTTCCAAATGGCTCCGTCATTCCTGGAAATAACAATAGCTTTGATAAATGTCGTCGTAGATTTGACCTT GGAGATGCAGATTATCTTAGATATCGTGGTATGCAAGAGTTTGATCAGGCAATGCAGCATCTTGAGGAAAAATATGAA TTCATGACGGCAGAACACTCGTATGTATCAAGGAAACATGAGGAGGATAAGGTGATAATCTTCGAGAGAGGAAATTTGGTATTTGTGTTCAACTTCCACTGGAGCAATAGCTATTTTGACTATCGTGTCGGTTGTTTCAAGCCTGGGAAGTACAAG ATTGTCTTAGATTCTGATGATGGCCTCTTCGGTGGATTTAGTCGGCTTGATCATGACGCTGAGTACTTCACTGCT GACTGGCCGCATGACAACAGGCCTTGTTCTTTCTCGGTGTATGCACCCAGCAGAACAGCCGTCGTGTACGCACTCGCAGAGGACGAATAG
- the LOC101754656 gene encoding histone deacetylase 9 isoform X2: MPGFSLLQTTLPDFANFTMKYMPHNLGEDCPVFDNLFEFCQIYAGGTLDAARRLNHKTCDIAINWAGGLHHAKKCEASGFCYINDLVLGILELLKYHARVLYIDIDVHHGDGVEEAFYFTDRVMTVSFHKYGDLFFPGTGDIKDIGEREGKYYAINIPLKDGIDDASFTRLFKTIIAKVVETYLPGAIVLQCGADSLARDRLGCFNLSIEGHAECVKFVKKFNIPLLVTGGGGYTKENVARCWAVETGVLLDTELPNEIPNNDYIEYFAPDYTLKVPNLNMDNLNSKTYLSSIKVQVMESLRSIQHAPGVQMQEVPPDFYIPDFDEDELDPDERVDQHIQDKQIHRDDEYYEGDNDNDHDDGTR; encoded by the exons ATGCCGGGTTTTTctcttcttcaaactactctaCCAGACTTCGCTAATTTCACAATGAAATACATGCCAC ACAATCTTGGAGAAGACTGCCCGGTCTTTGATAATTTGTTTGAGTTCTGCCAAATCTATGCTGGAGGAACTTTAG ATGCTGCTCGCAGATTAAATCATAAAACATGTGATATTGCCATTAATTGGGCCGGTGGGCTGCATCATGCAAAAAAGTGTGAGGCATCAGGCTTCTGCTACATTAATGATCTAGTCTTGGGAATCCTGGAGCTTCTCAAGTACCATGCCAGGGTTCTTTATATTGACATTGATGTCCATCATGGAGATGGAGTTGAAGAAGCCTTTTATTTCACTGACAG GGTAATGACTGTGAGTTTCCACAAGTATGGTGACCTGTTCTTTCCTGGCACGGGTGATATTAAG GATATTGGAGAAAGGGAAGGAAAATATTATGCCATCAACATTCCACTTAAAGATGGGATAGATGACGCCAGCTTTACTCGGCTTTTTAAAACA ATTATTGCCAAGGTTGTTGAGACATATTTGCCTGGTGCCATTGTTCTTCAATGTGGGGCTGATTCATTGGCAAGGGACCGTCTAGGCTGCTTCAATCTCTCCATCGAAG GCCATGCTGAATGTGTAAAGTTTGTTAAGAAATTCAATATTCCCCTTCTG GTAACTGGAGGTGGTGGATACACCAAGGAGAATGTAGCACGGTGTTGGGCTGTTGAAACTGGGGTCCTTTTAGACACAGAACTTCCGAATG AGATTCCAAACaatgattacattgaatactTTGCTCCGGATTATACATTGAAAGTTCCAAATCTGaacatg GACAATTTGAATAGTAAGACCTATCTCAGTTCAATCAAAGTGCAAGTCATGGAGAGTCTGCGCTCCATACAGCACGCGCCTGGCGTTCAGATGCAAGAG GTTCCACCTGATTTTTATATCCCAgattttgatgaagatgagCTGGATCCTGATGAGCGTGTTGACC AGCATATCCAAGACAAGCAGATTCACCGTGATGATGAGTACTATGAAGGTGACAATGACAACGACCATGACGATGGCACACGCTGA